The following is a genomic window from Candidatus Bathyarchaeota archaeon.
CGCCTCTTCTTGCAGTGATAAGACCTAATCTTCCTCCGAAACCTCACACGCTTCTCATCCCGAAAGTAACGGTGAAAAATCTTGAACAGGTAGGTAGGATATTTGGTCCAGCGCAAGCTGCTGTAGCAAAGGCGGTGGCAGACTCTGTTGAGGATGGGGTTGTTCCCAAAGACAAAATAGAAGACTGGGTAATTGTGTGCAGTGTTTTCGTTCATCCTAACGCCAAAGACTACAGGAAGATATACCACTACAACTATGGCGCTACTAGACTGGCGCTGAAAAGGGCGTTGGCTAAGTATCCGTCGCTCGACAAAATCATATACGACAAAGACAGGGCGAAGCATCCTATAATGGGCTTCAAAGTGCCTCGGCTGTGGCGGCCGCCGTACCTGCAAATCGCCTTAGACATTCCAAGCCTTGGAAGAGTAAAAAGCATAATACAGGAGCTTCCGGAAAGCGACAGAATAATCTTAGAGGTCGGCACACCGCTTTTGAAGAAGTATGGTGTCAAAGCGATTCGGGACTTGAGAGAGGTTGCCAGAGACTTGTTCATTATTGCAGACTTGAAGACCTTAGATGTTGGAAAGGTGGAGGTGGACTTGGCGTTTGAAGAAACTGCCGATGCTGTTGTAGCGGCTGGAGTAGCAGCAAAGGAAACTTTAGATGGTTTCATCTATGAAGCGAAAAAACTGGGAATATACGCGGTGGTAGACATGATGAACGTTGAAGACCCTGTTAAAAAACTCAAAACACTGAAAGAAATGCCAAATATAGTCATTTTACACCGCGGTATCGACATGGAAACCAGACGAACCCTTGGATTAGAACACATCGAAGAGCTAAAGCAGACTTTTGCAGACCAAAAGTTCCTAGTAGCTGTGGCAGGCGGCGTAATCCCAGAAACAGCAAAAGAAGCACTAGCAAAAGGAGCCGACATCTTAATCGT
Proteins encoded in this region:
- a CDS encoding bifunctional 5,6,7,8-tetrahydromethanopterin hydro-lyase/3-hexulose-6-phosphate synthase, whose product is MKSVKEAEKPVFLIGEALVGEGDEVAHIDLLIGDKDGPVGEAFASGMSNLSAGHTPLLAVIRPNLPPKPHTLLIPKVTVKNLEQVGRIFGPAQAAVAKAVADSVEDGVVPKDKIEDWVIVCSVFVHPNAKDYRKIYHYNYGATRLALKRALAKYPSLDKIIYDKDRAKHPIMGFKVPRLWRPPYLQIALDIPSLGRVKSIIQELPESDRIILEVGTPLLKKYGVKAIRDLREVARDLFIIADLKTLDVGKVEVDLAFEETADAVVAAGVAAKETLDGFIYEAKKLGIYAVVDMMNVEDPVKKLKTLKEMPNIVILHRGIDMETRRTLGLEHIEELKQTFADQKFLVAVAGGVIPETAKEALAKGADILIVGRYITQSKDVKRAAREFLELTRMMREDIDLYRVHVE